CTAAGCATAACTCTTCATATATTATAGTATTAATCATTTCTCTTTCCGGCTTGTCAGGGATTAGTACTGTAAACCCTTGTTCTTTCAGACGAGATTTGTAAAAATCCTGCTCCATCGTATACCTGGTTCCTAGCAAGGCAATGGTCTTCATACCATGTTTTTTTATTTGGATTGCTGTTGCGTCTGCAATATGTAAAATGGGTATATTAATTTTTTCTTTAATGAGATCTATAACTTTATGCATGGTATTCGTACAAATCAAGATAAAGTCTGCGCCACCTTTTTCCAATCCTATTGCAGCATATGCTAATATTTCTCCCGCTTTTGCCCAATTCCCTTCAGATTGGCACTGTTCAATTTCAGCAAAATCGACACTGTATAGGAGGCATTGAGCTGAATGTAAACCACCTAATCTCCTCTTCACTTCCTCGTTAATCAGGCGATAGTATTCCGCTGAAGATTCCCAACTCATTCCACCTATTAACCCGATAATTTTCATAAGTTCCCCCCTTAATATACTTAATAATTATAATGACGATGAAAGGAGCATAAAGTTTCAGCTAATGTGAAACGTGTACTTCTCTATTTTTTACATTGGAAACAGGACTCACATAGAATTTTAATGTATTAAGAATAAATAGAAACATAATAGCAGGGACCATATAATGAAGGAGACTGGAAACTGCAGTTTCGTGCCCTGTTTCTTTGACGATAAAAAGAGCGCCCTTTTGAATTACCAACTAGACCAAAGAAAAGACCGTAGGCAATATTTAATCCATAATGAAGCCCTGTATCTGCCGAAATTGACCCAGTTCTATAGAATGCGAAAGTTAATGAAAGTCCTAAAATTATTGAAAAAATCATGTTGCTGAGACTAAACCCAGCATACCAATAGTCATCAAGTGCATAAATTAAAATACTTATTATAAAGATCCAGACAATATGAATCTTTCCTTTTAATAGATTGATTAGATAACCTTTGACAATTAAATCAATAATTAGTGATCCAACTAAATAACCAATGAAGACTTCCACTAAGGACATTATTAAATTTACAGGCCCGTGAATGCTTACTAACTCTAAGTCGCCAATGTAAAATTGTGTACCGAACATAATTAACCAAAACTCAAAGCCAATCAGAAAGCTGATGAAAAAGTTCTTTTTCCATCCAGGTTGAAATAGCATTCCGATTCCTTTTAATCCGTCTAGTCCCACCCATTTTGAAATATAGAAAGCTAACGGAAAGAAAAGGAAAATGGATCCAAATTGAAGATATGGATTTCCAAGCTGAACGGAAATTAAATTAAAATACAAATCTAATATAAGAAAACCGATAAAGCCTTTTAGGATGTTTTTAATTAGAATACACCTCCAATAAAAAAGGAATTAACTAGTTAATTTTACTCTATTTAAAGGTAAAATCAACCAATTCTTCCATTCCTTTAATCCCTTAGAATTCCGGCAAAAAAATAAAGAGGTGAATCCATCCAAGGATTCATCCTCAGTTCTTTTCTAAATGGATGTTTTAACGTCTGCGTACTCTTAATTGCCACATGTTTCCATTATCCCAATATGTTTTCGTTTGATGATTGCTACGAGAACTGTTTTGCCAACAAGATTTAATTTTAAAGCATTTGGTTGGATATCTTCTTGTAGTACAGCGATCTCTTGATGTATTTCGTCTAGTTGTGTGTCTACTTGAATGGCGAGTAGTTCTTCGACTAGAGGATGAAGTCTCTCTGTCACGGCTTGGTCCTCTGAACATAAAATCCCCAAAACCACCATGTCTTACCTCATCAGCTGCCCTTTGTATATTTTCTGATGAAAATTCACTCATTTTAGCACCTCCTTTAAAGATAGAAAAGGGAGTACGAATTTTATTTAAACTTTTACCTAAAAACCTCACTCTTCTTTTACCAATTTACGTTGGTGGAGCAATTTTTGTATGAGAAAAAGGCCTATCAAAGGAAAAATTCCTATCCAACCGTGACAACTTTACTTGGATATTCATACGAATAAAGGAAGGAGGAATAAAAATGGGCGAGGTTATAAAAGTACCAGAATATAAGCTTTTTATTAACCCAAATGACTTAAAGGAACTAAAAAGGGACATTTGGATTGAAGAACCTGTTCCAGCTCAGTTAACCATTGAAGGAAAGCGGTTTGAAATTGATTTAAGTTATCGGGGATCACATATACGAAATTTGCCCAAAAAGTCCTACCAGATAGGCTTCTATAAACCAGCGACCTATAGAGGATCGAAACTCGTGCATTTAAATGCTGAATATAAAGACCCCTCACTCATTCGAAACAAACTATCTTTTGACTTTTTTTCGGATATTCAAGTTTTAGCACCAAGGTCTCAACATGTTTTTTTGACACAGAACGGAAGACCAGAAGGGGTATACTTAGAAATTGAATCTGTGGATGAAAATTTCCTACGAAAAAGAAACTTAAATAATGGAAGCATTTTTTATGCACTTGATGGTGATGCTAACTTTTCCCTTATGAGTGAATTAGACAATGAAACAAAAAAATCACTAAGTTTGGGCTATGAGAGAAAATGGGGAGATCAACAAGATAATTATTATTTAGAAGAATTTATCTTTAAAATAAATACCATAGGACAAAGGGAATTTGAAGAAGAAATACAAAATTTTGTGGATGTTAATAAGTATCTTCGGTGGGTTGCTGGAGTTATATTTACTTCGAATTATGATGGTTTTGTTCATAATTACGCATTATATAGGAACAGTGATACGGGTTTATTTGAAGTTCTTCCGTGGGATTATGATGCTACATGGGGAAGGGATGTTAACGGAAAGACTATGGAAGCTGACTATGTTCCAATAGATGGTTTTAATACATTAACGGCAAGAATTTTAAACGTAGATCACTTTCGTAAGCAATATGTAAACATACTAAAAAAAATAATGAAACAGCAATTCACTCTAGACTATATGGTTCCCAAGGTGGAACGATTGCTTCAATTGATTAGACCATATGTCTTAAAAGACCCTTATAAAAGTAAACAAATGGAACAATTCGATAATGAAATGGATGTTATAAGA
The window above is part of the Bacillus sp. SORGH_AS_0510 genome. Proteins encoded here:
- a CDS encoding CotH kinase family protein, with protein sequence MGEVIKVPEYKLFINPNDLKELKRDIWIEEPVPAQLTIEGKRFEIDLSYRGSHIRNLPKKSYQIGFYKPATYRGSKLVHLNAEYKDPSLIRNKLSFDFFSDIQVLAPRSQHVFLTQNGRPEGVYLEIESVDENFLRKRNLNNGSIFYALDGDANFSLMSELDNETKKSLSLGYERKWGDQQDNYYLEEFIFKINTIGQREFEEEIQNFVDVNKYLRWVAGVIFTSNYDGFVHNYALYRNSDTGLFEVLPWDYDATWGRDVNGKTMEADYVPIDGFNTLTARILNVDHFRKQYVNILKKIMKQQFTLDYMVPKVERLLQLIRPYVLKDPYKSKQMEQFDNEMDVIREYIIERRNYLNRMMVRLE
- a CDS encoding aspartate/glutamate racemase family protein, producing MKIIGLIGGMSWESSAEYYRLINEEVKRRLGGLHSAQCLLYSVDFAEIEQCQSEGNWAKAGEILAYAAIGLEKGGADFILICTNTMHKVIDLIKEKINIPILHIADATAIQIKKHGMKTIALLGTRYTMEQDFYKSRLKEQGFTVLIPDKPEREMINTIIYEELCLGRILPSSRSSFKETINHLIRNGAEGIILGCTEIGLLVKQEDCNVPLFDTTSIHALDAVNRALGTD
- a CDS encoding CPBP family intramembrane glutamic endopeptidase: MLFQPGWKKNFFISFLIGFEFWLIMFGTQFYIGDLELVSIHGPVNLIMSLVEVFIGYLVGSLIIDLIVKGYLINLLKGKIHIVWIFIISILIYALDDYWYAGFSLSNMIFSIILGLSLTFAFYRTGSISADTGLHYGLNIAYGLFFGLVGNSKGRSFYRQRNRARNCSFQSPSLYGPCYYVSIYS